In one Lycorma delicatula isolate Av1 chromosome 5, ASM4794821v1, whole genome shotgun sequence genomic region, the following are encoded:
- the LOC142324828 gene encoding mitochondrial translation release factor in rescue, translating into MNKVIDFISIYKNTRSIFLSTANAINKKKLDYTNYPKLDEGDLSEQFVRGSGPGGQSVNKTANCVVLQHKPTGLVIKCHQTRSLDQNRKLARDLLVKKLDNVLNGEMSIEAQIKRLLEKKSITKDLKRKKLEELKSQWREREGLQ; encoded by the exons ATGAATAAAGTTAtcgattttatttctatttataaaaatactagaagcatttttttaagtactgcaaatgcaattaataaaaaaaaattagattatacaaactaTCCAAAATTAGATGAAGGTGATTTAAGTGAACAGTTTGTTAGAGGTTCTGGACCAGGCGGACAGTCTGTCAATAAAACTGCAAATTGTGTTGTGCTGCAGCACAAACCAACAG GTTTAGTAATTAAATGTCATCAGACAAGATCATTGGATCAAAACAGAAAATTAGCACGAGaccttttagttaaaaaattagataatgtttTGAATGGTGAAATGTCTATTGAGGCACAAATAAAAAGACTTTTAGAAAAGAAATCTATAACAAAggatttaaaacgtaaaaaattagaagaattaaaaagcCAGTGGAGAGAAAGAGAGGGTTTACAATGA